One region of Desulfovibrio intestinalis genomic DNA includes:
- a CDS encoding FAD/NAD(P)-binding protein — protein MLREVTARPQPAGNPYLPMTATVAEVIQETGNIRTLRVVLDDAEAMKNFTYEPGQVGQLSVFGSGESTFVINSPPSQKNYLQFSVMQAGEVTAAIHRLSPGDKVGVRAPLGNYFPYNDWKGKDVFFVGGGIGMAPIRTIMMHVLENRKDYGKVSLLYGARTPRDMAFSYETEDWLRRDDLDCTLCIDAPFEGWEHKVGLIPNVLTELNPDPKNCVAVLCGPPIMIKFTVQALEKLNFAPENIVTTLEKRMKCGVGICGRCNIGGRYVCVDGPVFTWKELQELPPEM, from the coding sequence ATGCTGCGCGAAGTGACGGCCCGCCCGCAGCCTGCGGGCAACCCGTATCTGCCTATGACCGCCACCGTGGCTGAAGTCATTCAGGAAACAGGCAACATCCGCACCCTGCGCGTGGTGCTCGACGATGCCGAAGCCATGAAGAACTTCACCTACGAACCCGGTCAGGTGGGCCAGCTCTCGGTCTTTGGATCAGGCGAATCCACCTTTGTTATCAATTCGCCGCCGTCGCAGAAGAACTACCTGCAATTCTCGGTCATGCAGGCCGGGGAAGTAACCGCCGCCATCCACCGCCTGTCGCCCGGCGACAAGGTGGGCGTGCGCGCGCCCCTGGGCAACTACTTTCCCTACAATGACTGGAAGGGCAAAGACGTCTTCTTTGTGGGCGGCGGCATAGGCATGGCGCCCATCCGCACCATCATGATGCACGTGCTGGAAAACAGAAAGGACTACGGCAAGGTGAGCCTGCTTTACGGCGCGCGCACCCCCCGCGACATGGCCTTCAGCTATGAAACTGAAGACTGGCTGCGCCGCGATGACCTGGACTGCACGCTGTGCATCGACGCCCCCTTTGAAGGATGGGAACACAAGGTCGGCCTTATCCCCAACGTGCTCACCGAGCTGAACCCCGATCCCAAAAACTGCGTGGCCGTGCTTTGCGGCCCGCCGATCATGATAAAATTCACGGTGCAGGCTCTGGAAAAGCTGAACTTCGCTCCCGAGAACATCGTCACCACCCTTGAAAAGCGCATGAAGTGCGGCGTCGGCATCTGTGGCCGCTGCAACATCGGCGGGCGCTACGTTTGTGTGGACGGCCCGGTGTTCACCTGGAAGGAACTTCAGGAACTGCCGCCGGAAATGTAG